The following proteins are encoded in a genomic region of Ostrea edulis chromosome 7, xbOstEdul1.1, whole genome shotgun sequence:
- the LOC130048529 gene encoding kinase D-interacting substrate of 220 kDa-like → MIACNEGHVSVVEDLMEAGAGVNLQNRRGNTALIYVCKRGHMKLLEKLVQAGADLNLQNDCRNTPLIVAFKGGHVGVVKELVKKGADVNLQDKWGNTPLIYACKAGYTSVVEELVKAGADVTLRGRLGNTPLIAAVRTCPLSTVKYLVEHKADIITQVVDVNVLVVYTALILNKPEIVKYLIQEQNKIIPGRYHGNVHLFNCLLDIRHAGVKTDSRDDVVVTNRSVWRMGRGGDLLRTISEGDCDVLRRLLSVGLDVNQLIQLNKPDVRPLLYTLIDERYGVLHRTEVGVLFGAGMDVNFRLKYKEYDSVLDRNGVSVLERTRRLMCKYSESKDYTDKRRVSGYKRVMCEIKKHVRRHSV, encoded by the coding sequence ATGATTGCATGCAATGAAGGGCATGTGAGTGTGGTCGAGGACCTGATGGAGGCAGGGGCTGGTGTCAATTTACAGAATAGACGGGGAAATACAGCactgatatatgtatgtaaGAGAGGACATATGAAATTATTGGAGAAACTCGTACAGGCAGGGGCTGATCTCAATCTACAGAATGATTGCaggaatacaccactgatagtTGCATTTAAGGGAGGACATGTGGGTGTGGTGAAGGAGCTGGTGAAGaagggggctgatgtcaatctacaggataAATGGgggaatacaccactgatatATGCATGTAAGGCTGGATATACAAGTGTGGTcgaggagctggtgaaggcgggggctgatgtcacACTACGGGGTAGATTGGGAAATACACCACTCATAGCTGCAGTGAGAACGTGTCCCTTGTCAACAGTCAAATATCTAGTGGAACATAAAGCAGACATCATTACTCAAGTTGTTGATGTCAATGTGTTAGTGGTATACACAGCATTAATACTGAACAAACCAGAGATAGTGAAATATCTCATAcaagaacaaaataaaattatcccTGGTAGATATCACGGAAATGTACATCTATTTAACTGTCTGTTGGACATCAGGCATGCTGGAGTTAAAACAGACAGCAGGGATGATGTGGTGGTGACAAACAGATCAGTGTGGCGCATGGGTAGAGGGGGGGATTTGTTGAGGACAATCAGTGAGGGAGATTGTGATGTACTGAGACGTCTTTTGAGTGTGGGTCTGGATGTCAATCAGTTGATACAGTTGAATAAGCCTGATGTGAGACCGCTGTTGTATACACTGATTGATGAGCGGTATGGTGTTCTTCATAGAACGGAGGTAGGGGTCCTGTTCGGGGCGGGGATGGATGTTAATTTCAGGTTGAAATATAAAGAGTATGACTCTGTATTAGACAGGAATGGTGTGTCTGTTCTAGAGAGGACGCGGCGACTGATGTGTAAGTACAGTGAGAGTAAAGATTACACTGATAAACGCAGAGTGTCAGGATACAAGAGAGTGATGTGtgagataaagaaacatgtcagaagacactctgtataa